A window of Nicotiana tabacum cultivar K326 chromosome 24, ASM71507v2, whole genome shotgun sequence contains these coding sequences:
- the LOC107804996 gene encoding protein TERMINAL FLOWER 1-like yields the protein MARNVEPLVVGRVVGDVLDSFSPKVKMTVTYNNKQVCNGQELFPSAVTIRPRVEVQGGDMRTFFTLVMTDPDVPGPSDPYLREHLHWIVTDIPGTTDATFGKELVSYEIPRPNIGIHRFVFVLFKQKCRQSVSPHDVSRDHFNTRNFANVNDLGPPVAAVFFNAQRETAARRR from the exons atgGCAAGGAATGTAGAGCCTCTAGTTGTAGGGAGAGTAGTAGGGGATGTTCTTGATTCATTCAGTCCCAAAGTTAAAATGACAGTCACTTACAACAATAAACAAGTTTGCAATGGCCAAGAGCTCTTCCCTTCTGCGGTCACCATTAGACCTAGGGTTGAGGTTCAAGGTGGTGATATGAGAACTTTCTTCACATTG GTCATGACAGACCCTGATGTTCCTGGCCCTAGTGATCCGTATCTGAGAGAACATCTTCACTG GATAGTGACTGATATTCCAGGAACAACAGATGCCACCTTTG GAAAAGAGTTGGTTAGCTATGAGATCCCACGGCCTAATATTGGAATACATAGGTTTGTGTTTGTTCTGTTTAAGCAGAAATGCAGACAGTCAGTTAGTCCACATGATGTTTCCAGAGATCACTTCAACACTCGCAACTTTGCCAACGTAAACGATCTTGGCCCGCCTGTCGCCGCCGTCTTCTTCAATGCACAACGAGAGACCGCCGCCAGGAGACGCTAA